In one window of Leguminivora glycinivorella isolate SPB_JAAS2020 chromosome 10, LegGlyc_1.1, whole genome shotgun sequence DNA:
- the LOC125230545 gene encoding KRR1 small subunit processome component homolog, translating to MQESDNEVADTGPVDNAWAMKIPKFTPEDNPHGLLEESKFATLFPKYREQYLKECWPLVQKVLKEHHIVAELDLIEGSIIVKTTRKTWDPYIIIKARDLMKLLSRSVPFEQAVRVLEDEIGCDIIKINSFVRKKETFLKRRQRLIGPNGVTLKSIELLTECYVLVQGNTVSAVGPYKGLVQVRRIVEDTMKNIHPMYNIKSLMIKRELMKDPRLKNESWDRFLPTFKSKNVPRKQPKKKVEKKPYTPFPPPQAESKIDKELATGEYFLKDEQKKAKKRHAREEKQEQNKRARAEQRQKDFLPPEEKFAAPSTSTETTVDIQQFKAKMKKFSKQHKGLKKSKAQDNGQ from the coding sequence ATGCAAGAATCAGACAACGAAGTTGCCGACACGGGGCCCGTCGATAATGCATGGGCTATGAAAATACCCAAGTTCACCCCTGAAGATAACCCTCATGGTCTGTTAGAAGAAAGTAAATTTGCAACCTTATTTCCCAAATATCGTGAACAGTACCTTAAAGAATGCTGGCCTCTCGTGCAGAAAGTGTTAAAAGAACATCACATTGTTGCCGAATTGGACCTTATTGAAGGTAGCATTATTGTGAAAACTACGAGAAAGACTTGGGAcccttatataataataaaagcaaGAGATTTAATGAAGCTGCTATCCAGAAGCGTTCCATTTGAGCAGGCAGTTAGGGTTCTAGAGGACGAAATAGGATGtgacattattaaaataaactcatttgtgCGAAAGAAGGAAACATTTCTGAAGAGACGACAGCGATTGATAGGACCAAATGGAGTCACCCTCAAGTCTATCGAATTATTGACCGAGTGTTACGTCCTTGTGCAAGGCAATACTGTGTCCGCTGTGGGCCCATACAAGGGTTTAGTTCAAGTCCGACGCATAGTAGAGGATACTATGAAAAACATCCACCCAATGTATAACATAAAAAGTTTAATGATTAAGAGAGAACTAATGAAAGATCCTAGACTAAAAAATGAAAGCTGGGACAGGTTCCTGCCAACATTTAAAAGCAAAAATGTGCCAAGGAAACAGCCGAAAAAGAAAGTTGAGAAGAAACCTTACACCCCATTCCCACCGCCGCAAGCAGAGAGCAAGATTGACAAGGAGCTGGCTACTGGAGAGTACTTCCTCAAGGACGAGCAGAAGAAGGCTAAGAAGAGGCATGCCAGAGAGGAGAAGCAAGAACAAAATAAGCGGGCTCGTGCGGAACAGCGGCAGAAGGACTTCCTTCCACCGGAAGAAAAATTTGCTGCACCATCTACATCCACAGAGACAACAGTGGATATCCAACAGTTTAAGGCTAAAATGAAGAAATTCTCTAAACAGCACAAAGGACTGAAAAAATCTAAGGCACAGGATAATGGTCAATAG